Proteins from one Arsenophonus apicola genomic window:
- the ftsE gene encoding cell division ATP-binding protein FtsE — translation MIRFEHVSKAYRGGKQALQGIDFHLHPGEMAFLTGHSGAGKSTLLKLICGIERPSTGHIWFGGHDISRLKKREVPFLRRQIGMIFQDHHLLFDRNVYDNVSMPLIIAGASSEDIRRRVSAALDKVGLLNRAKSYPIQLSGGEQQRIGIARAIVNKPSVLLADEPTGNLDDELSEGIMRLFEEFNRVGVTVLVATHDLELIARRHYAILTLNEGRMIGGQNG, via the coding sequence ATGATTCGCTTTGAACATGTTAGTAAAGCTTATCGTGGTGGTAAGCAAGCACTCCAGGGCATTGATTTTCATCTTCATCCTGGAGAAATGGCGTTTCTTACCGGTCATTCCGGGGCGGGGAAAAGTACCTTATTAAAGTTAATTTGTGGTATTGAACGCCCTAGTACTGGCCATATTTGGTTTGGCGGTCACGACATTAGTCGCTTAAAAAAACGGGAAGTCCCCTTTTTACGTCGACAAATTGGCATGATTTTTCAAGATCACCATTTGTTATTTGATAGAAACGTTTACGACAATGTTTCTATGCCGCTGATTATTGCCGGTGCCAGCTCTGAGGACATTCGTCGTCGAGTTTCTGCTGCGCTAGATAAAGTAGGTTTACTTAATAGAGCGAAAAGTTATCCAATCCAATTATCAGGTGGGGAACAACAACGGATAGGTATAGCTCGAGCCATTGTTAATAAGCCTAGTGTATTGCTAGCAGATGAACCAACGGGTAATTTGGATGATGAATTATCTGAAGGTATCATGCGATTGTTTGAAGAATTCAATCGCGTCGGTGTGACAGTTTTAGTCGCCACTCATGATCTTGAGCTTATTGCGCGTCGTCATTATGCTATTCTGACATTAAACGAAGGGAGAATGATAGGAGGTCAGAATGGCTAA
- a CDS encoding DUF1145 family protein, with amino-acid sequence MLINAGKLLMVFVWGFMIFNLIHPFPKPLKYFIDVAMIFMIFMHAMQAIFLQAAFAKTEKHPRWLQIKIFLFGVFELLAWQKRQKNDKLQQ; translated from the coding sequence ATGTTAATAAATGCTGGAAAATTATTAATGGTTTTTGTTTGGGGTTTTATGATTTTTAATTTAATCCATCCGTTTCCTAAACCATTAAAATATTTTATCGATGTAGCAATGATATTTATGATTTTTATGCATGCTATGCAAGCCATTTTTTTGCAAGCCGCTTTTGCAAAAACAGAAAAACATCCTCGTTGGCTGCAAATAAAAATATTTCTATTCGGCGTTTTTGAACTTTTAGCCTGGCAGAAAAGACAAAAAAACGACAAATTGCAACAATAA
- a CDS encoding zinc/cadmium/mercury/lead-transporting ATPase codes for MCAHTHKQHKHTTRCCTISGCCSAKKKVNGHKQSKKTVSQSVKPSADEEHHPAKSHANLTDLHVRNDTNKHNCVSEHSLISKESNAFISKGKQRFHWIVSGMDCASCARKIEIAVSKVNHVKQVKVLFTTEKLIVDADHDVRDDVIKAVQQAGFKLYHLNTAELAAKNRQNNPFSESKRIIILLFLMLISWVISFIDVKIGQIAFILTTLYGLYPITVRAIQLIRSGTFFAIETLMSVAAIGALFINASEEAAMVLLLFMLGERLESYAAGRARRGISSLMALIPEQASLIKNGVKITVPVSTLQPGDIIEIVPGGRLPTDAELLNEFASFDESALTGESMPVERKTGEQVLAGALSIDRAIQMKVVSEQGQNAIDRIMILIEEAEERRAPIERFIDRFSQIYTPTIMLIAILVIIIPPLFFAQLWDVWLYRGLTLLLIGCPCALVISTPAAITSALAAATRRGALIKGGAALEQLSSVTQVALDKTGTLTEGKPQVTDIITAETVAQETLLQFSASVENGSHHPLAKAILAKAEALEINVEPAENHKALAGIGVEGYLAGKHILVSAPNKLADDILTIKWQQTVKKLENQGKTVVVVLVDNKLLGIIAMQDTLRIDAFDAVNKLRKLGIKTVMLTGDNPLAAKSVAQKIGLDYRAGLLPEDKVNAIISLSKTDHTLMVGDGINDAPAMKAANVGIAMGNGTDVALETADAALTHNRLTGLAEIIMLSRATRANIRQNISIALGLKAIFLVTSLLGITGLWMAVLADSGATALVTANALRLLKARQTE; via the coding sequence ATGTGTGCACATACCCATAAACAACATAAGCATACTACACGATGTTGCACAATTAGCGGTTGTTGTAGCGCTAAAAAGAAAGTTAATGGTCACAAGCAGAGCAAAAAAACAGTATCACAATCAGTAAAACCGTCAGCTGATGAAGAACATCACCCTGCGAAAAGTCACGCTAATCTTACTGATCTGCATGTACGCAATGATACCAATAAACATAACTGTGTAAGTGAACATTCACTTATTTCTAAGGAAAGCAATGCTTTTATATCAAAAGGAAAGCAGCGCTTCCATTGGATTGTAAGCGGTATGGACTGCGCAAGCTGCGCGCGTAAAATTGAAATAGCCGTCAGTAAGGTCAATCATGTTAAACAAGTAAAAGTGCTATTTACAACCGAAAAATTGATTGTCGATGCTGATCATGATGTTCGTGATGATGTAATCAAAGCTGTGCAACAAGCTGGCTTCAAATTATATCACCTCAATACAGCTGAGTTAGCAGCAAAAAACAGGCAAAATAATCCATTTAGTGAATCTAAACGTATCATTATTTTACTATTTTTAATGCTAATCAGCTGGGTAATTTCCTTCATTGATGTAAAAATAGGACAAATTGCTTTTATTCTAACAACATTATATGGACTCTATCCGATCACTGTTAGAGCAATACAGTTAATACGCTCAGGTACTTTTTTTGCGATAGAAACACTCATGAGTGTGGCAGCAATAGGCGCATTATTTATTAATGCCAGCGAAGAGGCCGCGATGGTACTGTTGTTATTCATGTTAGGAGAAAGATTAGAGTCATATGCCGCAGGACGCGCGCGGCGAGGCATTAGTAGTTTAATGGCTCTTATTCCTGAGCAAGCGTCGCTAATTAAAAATGGGGTAAAGATCACTGTTCCTGTCTCAACTCTGCAACCAGGCGATATCATTGAAATTGTTCCCGGTGGCCGTTTACCAACCGATGCTGAATTACTGAATGAATTTGCCAGCTTTGATGAAAGCGCACTAACGGGTGAATCAATGCCTGTTGAACGAAAAACAGGCGAACAAGTACTGGCAGGTGCACTTTCCATCGATCGCGCTATACAAATGAAAGTGGTATCCGAACAGGGGCAAAATGCAATCGATCGCATTATGATATTAATCGAGGAGGCTGAAGAGCGCCGCGCACCGATTGAACGATTTATTGATCGTTTTAGCCAAATTTACACGCCCACTATTATGTTAATCGCTATATTGGTTATTATTATTCCCCCGCTATTTTTTGCTCAACTTTGGGATGTATGGCTCTATCGTGGCCTAACTTTGCTATTAATCGGCTGCCCTTGTGCCTTAGTGATCTCTACGCCAGCGGCAATTACTTCTGCCCTGGCCGCAGCAACCCGTCGAGGTGCACTGATTAAAGGTGGCGCAGCTTTAGAGCAATTAAGTTCAGTCACCCAAGTGGCCTTAGATAAAACGGGTACGCTTACCGAAGGAAAACCGCAAGTTACAGACATCATAACAGCTGAAACCGTGGCTCAGGAAACACTATTGCAATTTAGCGCTTCAGTCGAAAATGGCTCACACCATCCCTTAGCAAAAGCGATTTTGGCCAAAGCTGAAGCACTAGAAATTAATGTTGAACCCGCCGAAAATCATAAAGCATTGGCCGGTATTGGGGTGGAGGGTTATTTGGCAGGTAAACATATTCTGGTATCAGCACCGAATAAACTGGCTGACGATATATTAACCATAAAATGGCAACAAACGGTAAAAAAACTTGAAAATCAAGGCAAAACCGTTGTGGTGGTATTAGTCGATAATAAGCTACTTGGCATTATTGCAATGCAAGATACATTACGCATAGATGCGTTTGATGCTGTTAATAAGCTGCGAAAACTTGGTATTAAAACTGTCATGCTAACGGGGGATAACCCACTGGCAGCTAAATCAGTTGCCCAAAAAATTGGTTTAGATTATCGGGCGGGACTGTTACCTGAAGATAAAGTCAATGCAATTATATCGCTCAGTAAAACCGATCATACCCTGATGGTTGGTGATGGTATTAATGATGCTCCCGCAATGAAAGCGGCTAATGTTGGTATTGCCATGGGTAATGGAACGGATGTCGCGCTTGAAACCGCTGATGCGGCATTAACACATAATCGGCTAACTGGATTAGCCGAGATCATTATGTTGTCGCGAGCAACCAGAGCCAATATTCGTCAAAACATTTCTATCGCCTTAGGACTAAAAGCCATCTTCCTTGTGACTAGTTTATTAGGCATAACCGGCTTATGGATGGCTGTTTTAGCGGATTCTGGTGCTACGGCACTAGTGACCGCAAATGCACTGCGCTTATTAAAGGCACGTCAGACAGAATAA
- a CDS encoding DUF2500 domain-containing protein, which yields MNKSVIFVITIIMLATKRFFDQRRQNVINDNSPIISYQVEIIDKKDYPYPNMRSRQREVVIPETFRYEIYFRRLSTSEVIKIFVKTEKEYNVIKKGDKGTLYIQGTRFIRFEIKANAK from the coding sequence GTGAATAAATCGGTTATATTCGTTATTACCATTATTATGCTAGCGACGAAACGTTTTTTTGATCAGCGTCGACAAAATGTAATTAATGATAATTCGCCGATTATCAGCTATCAAGTTGAGATTATTGACAAGAAAGATTATCCCTATCCTAATATGCGCTCACGTCAACGAGAGGTTGTTATTCCTGAAACTTTTCGTTATGAAATTTATTTTCGGCGTCTATCAACTAGTGAAGTGATAAAGATTTTTGTTAAAACGGAAAAGGAATACAATGTGATTAAAAAAGGAGATAAAGGTACCCTTTATATACAGGGAACAAGATTTATTCGCTTTGAAATCAAAGCCAATGCAAAATAA
- the ftsY gene encoding signal recognition particle-docking protein FtsY → MAKKRKKSFFSWLGLGSENEVQKKETAQQSEPTVEDKAEGLTDVIEASKPSVKAEKVQPQTVKEENSQYQTVDVKAAEIVTLSEHTVTLQARDEQKKTPLMQQQKKPAKENFFSRLRRGLLKTRQNMGVGFVSFFRGKKIDDDLFDELEEQLLIADVGLETTRKIINSLTTHANRKELNDAAMLYSKLREEMATILSVVEKPLVIENKLPYVILMVGVNGVGKTTTIGKLARQYQAEGKSVMLAAGDTFRAAAVEQLQVWGERNNIPVVAQHTGADPASVIFDAIQSAKAKGIDILIADTAGRLQNKVHLMEELKKIVRVMQKLDQHAPHEVMLTLDASTGQNAINQAKIFHEAVGITGIILTKLDGTAKGGVIFAIADQFKIPIRYIGIGEGIDDLRPFVAHDFIEALFVRED, encoded by the coding sequence ATGGCTAAAAAGAGAAAAAAAAGTTTTTTTTCCTGGCTAGGGTTGGGATCTGAAAATGAAGTGCAAAAAAAAGAGACAGCGCAACAATCTGAACCGACGGTAGAAGACAAGGCTGAAGGGTTGACGGATGTCATAGAGGCATCAAAGCCGTCTGTAAAAGCAGAAAAGGTGCAGCCTCAAACAGTAAAAGAAGAAAATAGTCAATATCAAACAGTCGACGTTAAAGCCGCAGAAATTGTTACACTTAGTGAACATACTGTCACTTTACAAGCAAGAGATGAACAGAAAAAAACACCGTTGATGCAACAGCAAAAAAAACCGGCAAAAGAAAATTTCTTTTCGCGGTTAAGGCGGGGTTTATTAAAAACGCGGCAGAATATGGGTGTCGGTTTTGTTAGTTTTTTTCGCGGTAAAAAAATTGATGATGATCTATTCGATGAATTGGAAGAACAACTTTTAATCGCTGATGTGGGGCTAGAAACAACACGCAAGATTATAAATAGTTTAACTACTCATGCTAATCGTAAAGAGTTGAATGATGCTGCGATGCTATATAGCAAATTGCGCGAAGAAATGGCCACTATCTTATCTGTTGTTGAGAAGCCATTGGTTATAGAAAATAAGCTACCTTATGTCATATTGATGGTTGGGGTTAATGGGGTTGGTAAAACCACAACAATTGGTAAGTTAGCCCGTCAATATCAGGCCGAAGGTAAATCGGTAATGTTAGCCGCTGGAGATACATTTAGGGCAGCAGCGGTGGAACAATTGCAAGTTTGGGGAGAGCGTAACAATATCCCGGTTGTTGCTCAGCATACTGGAGCCGATCCTGCATCGGTTATTTTTGATGCCATTCAGTCGGCGAAAGCGAAAGGGATTGATATATTGATTGCAGATACTGCTGGACGATTGCAAAACAAAGTACATTTGATGGAAGAGTTGAAAAAAATTGTCAGAGTTATGCAAAAACTTGATCAACATGCACCTCATGAAGTGATGCTAACCTTAGATGCGAGTACTGGTCAAAATGCAATTAATCAGGCTAAAATTTTTCATGAGGCAGTGGGTATAACCGGTATTATTTTGACTAAACTTGATGGTACAGCTAAAGGCGGCGTGATTTTTGCTATTGCTGATCAGTTTAAGATCCCAATTCGTTATATCGGGATTGGTGAAGGCATTGATGATCTCCGGCCATTTGTAGCTCATGATTTCATCGAGGCGCTTTTTGTCCGAGAGGATTAA
- the rsmD gene encoding 16S rRNA (guanine(966)-N(2))-methyltransferase, with product MARKIQSASRGQIRIIGGKWRGRKLPVSDSEGLRPTTDRLRETLFNWLIPVIQEARCLDCFAGSGALAIEALSRNAASATLIELERPIATQLVANLAKLEAKNAQVINSDTLNYLAQAGTAYDVIFLDPPFRKGLLQQTALLLEQNGWLTENCWIYVEAEAEANLAMLPKNWQLHRKKVAGQVAYYLYIRHQ from the coding sequence ATGGCAAGAAAAATACAATCTGCATCACGTGGCCAAATTCGTATCATTGGCGGGAAATGGCGAGGACGTAAACTACCTGTTTCTGATAGTGAGGGCTTACGTCCCACAACAGATAGGCTCAGAGAAACTTTATTTAATTGGCTAATACCTGTGATTCAAGAGGCTCGTTGTCTTGATTGTTTTGCTGGTAGTGGCGCTTTAGCTATTGAAGCACTTTCTCGCAATGCCGCTTCCGCTACTTTAATTGAATTAGAACGCCCTATTGCAACACAACTTGTGGCCAATCTCGCTAAATTAGAAGCAAAAAATGCGCAAGTAATTAATAGCGATACATTAAACTATTTAGCACAGGCTGGCACAGCCTATGATGTCATTTTTCTTGATCCACCTTTTCGTAAAGGTCTCTTGCAACAAACAGCTTTACTATTAGAACAGAATGGGTGGTTAACCGAAAACTGTTGGATCTATGTTGAGGCAGAAGCAGAAGCTAATTTAGCCATGTTACCTAAAAATTGGCAGCTTCATCGTAAAAAAGTTGCCGGGCAAGTCGCTTACTATCTTTATATCCGTCATCAATGA
- the tusA gene encoding sulfurtransferase TusA — MPDIFTNPNRTLDTQGLRCPEPMMMIRKMVRQMAEGETLLIIADDPATIRDIPAFCRFMQHQLLAEEIEQTPYRYLIRKKVN, encoded by the coding sequence ATGCCAGATATTTTTACTAATCCAAATCGAACCCTTGATACACAAGGATTACGTTGTCCTGAACCAATGATGATGATAAGAAAAATGGTTCGTCAGATGGCTGAAGGTGAAACGTTATTAATTATTGCTGATGATCCGGCTACAATTCGTGATATTCCTGCCTTTTGTCGTTTCATGCAACATCAACTTTTAGCTGAAGAGATTGAGCAAACTCCGTACCGTTATTTGATCCGCAAAAAAGTGAATTAA